A single Paraburkholderia sp. FT54 DNA region contains:
- a CDS encoding glycosyltransferase: protein MKILHLLASVDPRAGGPVEGVRRSGTAMREAGHEIEVATCDAPGAPYLAAFPFPVHVFGPTRGRYSFSESLAPWLAANAKRFDAVIVHGLWQYHGFAAWKALHKSEVPYYVYVHGMLDPWFKEAYPLKHLKKWLYWPWAEYRVLRDARAVIFTTEEERTRARRSFWLYRAHERIVPFGTTVPQLEAAPLRETFLKAIPSLRGKRIVLFLGRVHAKKGCDLLIDAFARVASRDPTLHLVIAGPDETGWASTLRTQAQAAGIAHRVSLPGMLQGDLKWGAFHASDVFVLPSHQENFGVAVAEALGCGLPALISDKVNVWREIEADGAGLVASDTVDGTQKNLLRWLELDDMAREAMRAQAAQTFNARFRVETMVSALTALLENKGGHDDVRENTLTTLREATQPGR from the coding sequence ATGAAAATTCTCCACCTGCTTGCAAGCGTCGACCCACGCGCCGGCGGCCCCGTTGAAGGCGTTCGCCGCAGCGGCACGGCGATGCGGGAAGCCGGACACGAGATCGAAGTGGCGACCTGCGATGCCCCCGGCGCCCCCTATCTTGCGGCCTTCCCCTTTCCGGTCCACGTCTTCGGCCCGACCAGGGGCCGCTACAGCTTCAGCGAAAGCCTCGCGCCGTGGCTCGCCGCCAACGCGAAGCGCTTCGACGCGGTGATCGTCCACGGCTTGTGGCAATACCATGGCTTCGCGGCATGGAAAGCGCTGCACAAGAGCGAGGTGCCGTATTACGTGTATGTGCACGGCATGCTGGACCCGTGGTTCAAGGAGGCCTACCCGCTCAAACATCTGAAGAAGTGGCTGTACTGGCCGTGGGCCGAGTATCGCGTGTTGCGCGACGCGCGCGCCGTCATCTTCACCACCGAGGAAGAACGCACTCGGGCGCGCCGGTCGTTCTGGCTGTACCGCGCGCATGAGCGGATCGTGCCGTTCGGCACGACAGTGCCGCAACTCGAAGCCGCGCCGTTGCGCGAGACCTTCCTCAAAGCCATACCGAGCTTGCGCGGCAAACGCATCGTGCTGTTTCTCGGCCGCGTGCATGCGAAGAAAGGCTGCGATCTGCTGATCGACGCTTTCGCGCGCGTTGCCAGCCGCGATCCGACGCTGCACCTCGTGATCGCCGGTCCGGACGAAACCGGCTGGGCGTCGACGCTACGCACCCAGGCGCAAGCGGCCGGCATCGCGCATCGCGTAAGTCTGCCCGGCATGCTGCAAGGCGACCTCAAGTGGGGCGCTTTTCATGCGAGCGACGTGTTCGTGCTGCCGTCGCATCAGGAGAATTTCGGCGTGGCGGTGGCCGAGGCGCTCGGCTGCGGACTGCCGGCGCTGATCTCCGACAAGGTCAACGTGTGGCGCGAGATCGAAGCCGACGGCGCGGGACTGGTGGCCTCGGACACGGTCGACGGCACGCAGAAGAATCTGCTGCGCTGGCTCGAACTCGACGACATGGCTCGCGAGGCGATGCGCGCGCAAGCGGCCCAGACATTCAATGCGCGTTTCCGTGTCGAGACCATGGTCAGCGCGCTGACGGCCTTGCTCGAAAACAAAGGCGGTCACGACGACGTGCGCGAAAACACGCTCACCACGCTGCGCGAAGCAACCCAACCAGGCCGTTGA
- a CDS encoding GDP-L-fucose synthase, producing the protein MNKQARIFVAGHRGMVGSALLRRLAADGYQNVITRSRKELDLTDQAAVNRFFESEKIDVVLLAAARVGGILANATRPGEFIYENLVIETNVIHAAYRAKVERLVFFGSSCIYPKQCPQPIREEYLLTSPLEPTNDAYAIAKIAGLKLCEAYNREYNTHYVALMPTNLYGPNDNYDLNSSHVLPALLRKAHEAKLNGDATLGVWGSGTPRREFLHVDDLAAATLFVLEHNVTEGLFNVGVGEDLSIRELAECICKVVGFEGELVFDASKPDGTPRKLLDVSRLAQMGWQATIGLEDGIASTYRDFVESHAGSTPAAALEA; encoded by the coding sequence ATGAACAAACAAGCACGCATCTTCGTCGCGGGCCACCGTGGCATGGTCGGGTCCGCGCTGCTCAGGCGTCTTGCCGCCGACGGGTATCAGAACGTGATCACCCGCTCGCGCAAGGAACTCGACCTCACGGATCAGGCGGCCGTGAATCGCTTCTTCGAAAGCGAAAAGATCGACGTGGTGCTGCTCGCGGCCGCGCGCGTGGGCGGAATTCTCGCGAACGCGACGCGGCCGGGTGAGTTCATTTACGAAAACCTCGTGATCGAAACCAACGTGATCCATGCCGCGTACCGCGCCAAGGTCGAGCGCCTGGTGTTCTTCGGTTCGTCGTGCATCTATCCGAAGCAGTGTCCGCAGCCGATTCGCGAGGAGTATCTGCTGACCTCGCCGCTGGAGCCGACCAACGACGCCTACGCGATCGCCAAAATCGCCGGCCTCAAGCTGTGCGAAGCGTACAACCGCGAGTACAACACGCACTATGTCGCGTTGATGCCGACCAATCTGTACGGCCCGAACGACAACTACGATCTGAACAGCAGCCACGTGTTGCCGGCGCTCCTGCGTAAAGCGCACGAAGCGAAGCTGAACGGCGACGCAACGCTGGGCGTATGGGGTTCGGGCACGCCGCGCCGTGAGTTCCTGCACGTCGACGACCTCGCCGCGGCCACGCTGTTCGTGCTCGAGCACAACGTGACCGAGGGCCTCTTCAACGTCGGTGTGGGTGAGGATCTGTCGATTCGCGAGCTCGCCGAATGCATCTGCAAGGTGGTCGGCTTCGAAGGCGAACTCGTGTTCGACGCCTCGAAACCCGACGGCACGCCACGCAAGCTGCTCGACGTTTCCCGCCTCGCGCAAATGGGCTGGCAGGCGACGATCGGTCTGGAGGACGGAATCGCGTCCACATATCGTGACTTCGTCGAATCACACGCCGGTTCGACACCCGCTGCCGCCCTCGAGGCCTAG
- a CDS encoding oligosaccharide flippase family protein, protein MRAIRLPAFSIAGSFGASAATWVLLQQFAVRGLVAIKFLAIGRMLGPAAIGSVSVALLAVAIAEALSDTGLAQAVIQGEHPPSRSQLGAVWTTLTARGVLISLLLVALAPVLSSQFHLDGSLILIQLAALLPLLRGLASPAYYVVQRERRFQHIAGVEVAASFVDCTVGLALAYFGAGASSVLIGLVAGESLKSTLTWATMKPRPPIRAVWSGIGHYVGFSRWIWASSVINLLLNQFDKVVVGKLLGPAQLGSYQMSSRLAQMLLADAAIAMSQYLFPTFAAHHRRSPQSASRIIKIYLLVIAIGLAAFVAVLRLIAEPLFSLILGAAWLPAVPLFRILVINMAIGALIAVLVAYLRAVGDAKATVHASAIQVVVLLLSAPPAVHWWGVTGIAWSMTLGLGCAAAWMLFRTLMARTP, encoded by the coding sequence TTGCGGGCGATCAGGCTTCCGGCGTTCTCGATAGCGGGCAGCTTCGGCGCGAGTGCGGCGACGTGGGTCCTGCTACAGCAGTTCGCCGTGCGTGGACTTGTGGCGATCAAATTTCTTGCGATTGGCAGGATGCTCGGGCCGGCGGCAATCGGCAGCGTGAGCGTGGCTCTGCTCGCGGTGGCGATTGCCGAAGCGCTGTCCGACACCGGCCTCGCGCAAGCGGTCATTCAAGGTGAGCATCCGCCATCGCGCTCGCAACTCGGCGCGGTGTGGACGACGTTGACGGCGCGAGGCGTGCTCATCTCGCTGCTGCTGGTCGCGCTCGCCCCGGTGCTGAGCAGCCAGTTCCATCTGGACGGCTCACTGATCCTGATCCAGCTCGCGGCGCTGCTGCCGTTGCTGCGCGGTCTGGCGTCACCCGCTTATTACGTGGTGCAGCGCGAGCGGCGCTTCCAGCACATTGCCGGCGTGGAGGTCGCGGCGTCGTTCGTCGATTGCACGGTCGGACTCGCGCTCGCGTACTTCGGCGCCGGCGCGTCCTCGGTGCTGATCGGCCTCGTGGCCGGCGAAAGCCTGAAAAGCACGCTGACCTGGGCGACCATGAAACCGCGTCCGCCGATCCGCGCCGTGTGGTCGGGCATCGGCCACTATGTCGGCTTCAGCCGCTGGATCTGGGCCAGCAGCGTGATCAACCTGCTGCTCAACCAGTTCGATAAGGTCGTGGTCGGCAAGCTGCTCGGACCGGCGCAACTGGGCAGCTATCAGATGTCGTCGCGGCTCGCGCAGATGCTGCTCGCCGACGCCGCGATCGCCATGTCGCAATACCTCTTTCCGACCTTCGCGGCGCACCATCGCCGCAGTCCGCAGTCGGCGTCGCGCATCATCAAGATCTATCTGCTGGTGATCGCCATCGGGCTCGCGGCTTTCGTCGCGGTGCTGCGGCTGATCGCCGAGCCGCTCTTTTCGCTGATTCTCGGCGCGGCGTGGCTGCCGGCGGTGCCGCTCTTCAGAATCCTCGTGATCAATATGGCGATCGGCGCGTTGATCGCGGTGCTCGTGGCTTATTTGCGCGCGGTGGGCGACGCGAAGGCGACCGTGCATGCGTCGGCGATCCAGGTCGTGGTGCTGCTGCTGAGCGCGCCTCCAGCCGTTCACTGGTGGGGCGTGACAGGCATTGCCTGGTCCATGACGCTCGGCCTTGGCTGCGCCGCCGCGTGGATGCTGTTCAGGACATTGATGGCAAGGACGCCATGA
- a CDS encoding GMC family oxidoreductase: MFIDTRTVEQNTVIETTVCIIGAGVAGITLALEMSRAGIDACVLESGGFGPDDATRDLYRGENIGLPYTFADGSRSRYFGGSSNCWGGWCRPLDPWDFEKRDWIPHSGWPFGLDELAPYYARTHELLKLGPENFDPAYWEREIGRHDVRRLPLATGDMRDTVAQFSPPVRFGKVYREELSRSTRVRVFLHANVLNIEADAQGTAISRVKVGTISGRRISMTARIFVLATGGIENARLLLASNNVQAAGLGNANDLVGRYFMDHPRMMSGKVRFRPGIARNKLYDIKYHYQNAAVSAHGTKISSQFAPKQEWMEREKLLNSRVWLYSKWYGEGSAGSEALIRFKEALMGKDQPGRSLKRDIETMIAHPLHTVGFGLTRLLQWPALITDVTLQAIVEAVPNPDSRVTLSADKRDHFGMPRVRVEWRLGEQVQRTFDKTFQLLAQELQMANVADVTLDAPLEGRTWPVKLEGTWHHMGTTRMHDSPREGVVDRDCKVHGISNLYIGGSSVFPTVGANFPTITIAALSLRLAGHLMQQLDVPDVVAGTRAEAANSATMSLQAPPQVDTLPIAASTLTPLMKEQ; encoded by the coding sequence ATGTTCATCGATACGCGTACTGTTGAACAAAACACGGTCATTGAAACGACGGTCTGCATCATCGGCGCGGGCGTCGCGGGCATTACGCTCGCGCTCGAAATGTCGAGGGCGGGTATCGACGCCTGCGTGCTCGAAAGCGGTGGTTTCGGACCTGACGACGCGACCCGCGACCTCTATCGCGGCGAGAACATCGGGCTTCCCTACACGTTCGCGGACGGCTCGCGCAGCCGCTATTTCGGCGGCAGCAGCAACTGCTGGGGCGGCTGGTGCCGCCCGCTCGATCCCTGGGACTTCGAAAAGCGCGACTGGATTCCGCACAGCGGCTGGCCCTTCGGCCTCGATGAACTGGCGCCTTACTACGCGCGCACGCATGAATTGCTGAAGCTCGGCCCGGAGAATTTCGACCCCGCTTACTGGGAGCGCGAGATCGGTCGCCACGACGTGCGCCGGTTGCCGCTCGCCACCGGCGACATGCGCGATACCGTCGCGCAGTTCAGCCCGCCGGTGCGTTTCGGCAAGGTGTATCGCGAGGAACTGTCGCGCTCGACGCGGGTGCGGGTGTTCCTCCATGCGAACGTGCTCAATATCGAAGCCGATGCGCAAGGCACGGCAATTTCCAGAGTGAAGGTAGGCACGATCAGCGGCCGCAGGATATCGATGACGGCGAGGATTTTCGTGCTCGCCACGGGCGGCATCGAAAACGCGCGCCTGCTGCTTGCGTCGAACAATGTGCAGGCCGCCGGGCTCGGCAATGCCAACGATCTGGTCGGCCGCTACTTCATGGATCACCCACGGATGATGTCGGGCAAAGTGCGCTTCCGTCCGGGCATCGCGCGCAACAAGCTGTACGACATCAAGTATCACTACCAGAATGCGGCCGTCTCGGCGCACGGCACGAAGATCTCGTCCCAGTTCGCGCCGAAGCAGGAGTGGATGGAACGCGAGAAGCTGCTCAATTCGCGCGTGTGGCTCTATTCGAAATGGTACGGCGAGGGCAGCGCGGGTTCCGAGGCGCTGATCCGCTTCAAGGAAGCGCTGATGGGCAAGGACCAGCCGGGCCGCAGCCTGAAGCGCGACATCGAGACCATGATCGCGCACCCGCTGCACACTGTCGGGTTCGGTTTGACGCGGCTGTTGCAATGGCCCGCGCTGATCACCGACGTGACGCTGCAGGCCATCGTCGAAGCGGTGCCCAATCCGGACAGCCGCGTCACGTTGTCGGCGGACAAGCGTGACCACTTCGGCATGCCGCGCGTGCGCGTGGAGTGGCGCCTCGGCGAACAGGTGCAGCGCACTTTCGATAAAACGTTCCAGTTGCTCGCGCAGGAATTGCAGATGGCGAACGTGGCGGATGTCACGCTCGATGCGCCGCTCGAAGGCCGGACGTGGCCAGTGAAGCTGGAAGGCACGTGGCATCACATGGGCACCACGCGCATGCACGATTCGCCGCGCGAAGGCGTGGTCGATCGCGATTGCAAGGTGCATGGGATCAGCAATCTGTACATTGGCGGCAGCTCGGTGTTTCCGACTGTCGGCGCCAACTTCCCGACCATCACGATTGCCGCGCTGTCGCTGCGTCTCGCCGGCCATCTGATGCAGCAGCTGGATGTGCCGGACGTGGTAGCCGGCACGCGAGCCGAAGCCGCGAACAGCGCCACCATGTCGCTTCAGGCGCCGCCGCAAGTCGACACGCTGCCGATCGCGGCCTCCACCTTGACGCCGTTGATGAAAGAGCAGTGA
- a CDS encoding glycosyltransferase encodes MEQDYILIVEPNLTGHRWRYVEWTMQACAEAGYPCMLVTECANEDHRLARQITAANRPDQQIAFVDPEEQPRGLRRDPNEYWRFHRYFKRVYSIISRMQSIRLVVVPYVDYFFYSLPFLGSPFGKTPWIGITMRSTFHHHKVGIKAPDRPVVNAIKSLLFKRAIRTTGLRTLLTIDPTLPEWSARNASKHSAAIAYVADPFPDEHAENPVLARERLGLNPEQRYLLVYGAITERKGIYELVHALTRLEHAPTLIVAGEQDTGTRHFMRNHVRSLKPAPLVLDAFISNDMERDLFSACDAVWLGYKGHYGMSGVLVQAYRFGKPVIATEDGLIGWFSRRCELGPILSDLSSASIGRAITETMTSWPHAPEGVPSAREDLLSRHTLGQFKQTLLQQMA; translated from the coding sequence ATGGAACAAGACTACATCCTGATTGTGGAACCGAATCTCACCGGCCACCGCTGGCGATATGTCGAGTGGACCATGCAGGCCTGCGCGGAAGCCGGCTATCCGTGCATGCTCGTGACCGAATGCGCCAACGAAGACCACCGGCTCGCGCGGCAGATCACCGCCGCCAACCGCCCCGACCAGCAGATCGCCTTTGTCGATCCCGAGGAGCAGCCCCGCGGCCTGCGGCGCGATCCTAACGAATACTGGCGCTTTCACCGCTATTTCAAGCGCGTGTACTCGATCATCAGCCGCATGCAGTCGATCCGCCTCGTGGTCGTGCCCTACGTCGATTACTTCTTCTATTCGCTGCCGTTTCTCGGCTCGCCTTTCGGCAAGACACCATGGATTGGCATCACGATGCGCTCGACGTTCCATCATCACAAGGTCGGGATCAAGGCGCCTGATCGTCCCGTTGTCAATGCGATCAAGTCGCTGCTCTTCAAGCGCGCGATCCGGACCACCGGCCTGCGCACGCTGCTGACCATCGACCCCACATTGCCGGAATGGTCGGCGCGCAATGCGTCGAAGCACAGCGCGGCCATCGCCTACGTAGCCGACCCTTTCCCCGATGAACACGCGGAAAACCCCGTGCTGGCGCGCGAACGTCTGGGGCTCAATCCCGAGCAGCGCTATCTGCTGGTGTACGGCGCGATCACGGAACGCAAGGGCATCTACGAACTGGTCCATGCGCTGACGCGCCTCGAACATGCACCCACGCTGATCGTCGCCGGCGAGCAGGACACAGGCACGCGTCATTTCATGCGCAATCACGTACGCAGCCTCAAGCCCGCGCCGCTGGTGCTCGACGCCTTCATTTCCAACGATATGGAGCGCGATCTGTTCTCCGCGTGCGATGCGGTCTGGCTCGGCTATAAGGGGCATTACGGCATGAGCGGCGTGCTGGTGCAGGCGTATCGTTTCGGCAAGCCAGTGATTGCGACGGAAGACGGTTTGATCGGCTGGTTCAGCCGGCGTTGCGAGTTGGGGCCGATTTTGAGCGACCTGAGTTCCGCGTCGATCGGCCGTGCAATCACCGAGACCATGACCTCGTGGCCGCACGCGCCCGAAGGCGTGCCGTCCGCTCGCGAAGATCTGTTGTCACGGCATACGCTCGGCCAGTTCAAGCAGACCTTGCTGCAGCAGATGGCTTGA
- a CDS encoding acyltransferase, translating into MKLFGGAGPAKAGRAIELDFVRGIAIIAVMGFHFHAVHTGNYLIQIIEYPLKNFGREGVNLFFTLSGFLVGGLLLRQYAETGHVDARRFIIRRIFRIWPAYYVLIVFHVLAGRHPWNTFLVQNLTHLQNYLGTSITQTWSLAVEEHFYLVLPALLLMFARWRLGAWTIVGVLTGICAVVLTARCFAVAGGNLDGAFAYTQYRIDSLLVGVILSAIYWMKPGVYHQLAKRKWLLIFSVVLLCAWLAFATKNLALDESIGYTIQALGFAALIVLVLEYSGSLRTSWIYRGVAWIGLYSYGIYLWHSLALAPGDMLIRKATALGLAPSLIWVVALAAQFAIAIAIGYVTTRAIEYPFLLMRNALFPEKRSSSVREEVPAAAAGGQLS; encoded by the coding sequence ATGAAATTATTCGGCGGGGCGGGACCCGCAAAGGCCGGACGGGCGATCGAGCTCGACTTCGTCCGCGGCATCGCGATCATCGCGGTGATGGGCTTTCACTTTCATGCTGTTCATACCGGCAATTACCTCATCCAGATTATTGAGTACCCGCTGAAGAATTTCGGCCGCGAAGGCGTGAACCTGTTCTTCACGCTGAGCGGTTTTCTGGTCGGCGGCCTGCTGCTCCGACAGTACGCCGAAACCGGCCACGTCGACGCAAGACGCTTTATCATCCGGCGGATTTTCCGCATCTGGCCCGCGTATTACGTGCTGATCGTCTTCCATGTGCTGGCCGGGCGTCACCCGTGGAATACCTTCCTGGTCCAGAACCTGACGCACCTGCAGAACTATCTGGGCACGTCGATTACCCAGACCTGGAGCCTGGCGGTCGAGGAACACTTTTATCTGGTGCTGCCGGCGCTTCTGTTGATGTTCGCGCGCTGGCGTCTCGGTGCATGGACGATCGTCGGCGTGCTGACCGGCATCTGCGCGGTGGTGCTCACGGCGCGCTGCTTCGCCGTGGCGGGCGGCAATCTCGATGGGGCGTTTGCTTACACGCAATACCGTATCGACAGTTTGCTGGTGGGCGTGATTCTTTCCGCGATCTACTGGATGAAACCCGGCGTCTACCATCAGCTCGCCAAGCGCAAGTGGCTGCTGATCTTCAGCGTCGTCCTGCTCTGCGCATGGCTCGCCTTCGCCACCAAGAACCTCGCGCTGGATGAAAGCATCGGCTACACGATTCAGGCGCTCGGATTCGCCGCGCTGATCGTGCTGGTGCTCGAGTACTCCGGCTCGCTGCGTACGTCGTGGATTTATCGCGGCGTGGCCTGGATCGGTCTCTATTCGTACGGTATTTACTTGTGGCATTCGCTCGCGCTCGCACCCGGCGACATGCTGATCCGGAAGGCGACCGCGCTGGGTCTCGCGCCGAGTCTCATTTGGGTCGTCGCGCTCGCGGCGCAGTTTGCGATCGCGATCGCGATTGGCTATGTGACCACGCGTGCGATCGAGTATCCGTTCCTGCTGATGCGCAATGCGCTGTTCCCCGAAAAGCGCAGCAGTTCGGTGCGCGAGGAAGTGCCCGCTGCCGCCGCCGGTGGCCAGTTGTCCTGA
- a CDS encoding glycosyltransferase family 4 protein, translating into MTASVTIFHNVVWSRHKGVVFSALHNISASGAIRYSMVQIADTEHDRVGFSDVDYSFHRYPMQKLFDGCYEDVPTMKLIARLTWEVLRTKSDLIVLPGYHRPEYWAMLAACIVTGKRRAVFCDSTARDRPKKLLTSIPKRVFFSLCDGYFGFGERSREYLLSLGAKRDKIFVPCQAAAMPGSFSPERALVERVAARAGNPPVFLFVGRLSEEKGIGTLIEALAGLRRRIPAARLRIVGTGPMSDALHAKVAELELGNAVTFVGSLQDEPLTREYYGATCMVLPSYSEPWGLVVNEALAHGCPAVVSESCGCVPELVIDGVSGYAFTAGDVAGLQRTMLKAMEAFADAGGTARRCMDVIRRFDPPSAAANIARGCALMLSD; encoded by the coding sequence ATGACAGCGTCAGTCACGATCTTCCACAATGTTGTGTGGTCGCGCCACAAAGGTGTCGTGTTTTCCGCCTTGCATAACATTTCGGCTTCCGGAGCAATTCGTTATTCGATGGTGCAGATCGCGGATACGGAGCACGATCGCGTCGGGTTTTCCGACGTCGATTATTCGTTTCACCGTTATCCGATGCAAAAGCTGTTCGACGGCTGCTACGAAGACGTGCCGACCATGAAGCTGATCGCGCGGCTCACGTGGGAAGTTTTGCGCACCAAGTCGGATCTGATCGTGCTGCCGGGCTATCACCGCCCGGAATACTGGGCGATGCTCGCGGCGTGCATCGTGACCGGCAAACGGCGCGCGGTGTTCTGCGATTCGACCGCGCGCGACCGGCCCAAAAAGCTGCTGACGTCGATTCCGAAGCGCGTGTTTTTCTCGCTGTGCGACGGCTATTTCGGCTTCGGCGAACGCAGCCGCGAGTATCTGCTGTCGCTCGGCGCGAAGCGCGACAAGATTTTCGTGCCGTGTCAGGCCGCGGCGATGCCGGGTTCGTTTTCGCCGGAGCGCGCGCTGGTCGAGCGGGTCGCCGCCCGCGCGGGTAATCCGCCGGTGTTTCTGTTCGTGGGGCGGCTGTCCGAAGAGAAAGGCATCGGCACGCTGATCGAGGCGCTCGCCGGATTGCGGCGGCGTATTCCGGCGGCCAGGCTGCGCATCGTCGGCACCGGCCCAATGAGCGACGCGTTGCATGCGAAGGTGGCCGAGCTCGAACTCGGCAACGCGGTGACGTTCGTCGGCAGTCTGCAGGACGAGCCGCTTACCCGCGAATATTACGGCGCCACCTGCATGGTGCTGCCGAGTTACAGCGAACCTTGGGGACTGGTGGTCAACGAGGCGCTCGCGCATGGTTGCCCGGCAGTGGTCAGCGAGAGTTGCGGCTGCGTGCCGGAACTGGTGATCGACGGAGTGAGCGGCTATGCGTTTACAGCGGGCGATGTCGCCGGCTTGCAGCGCACCATGCTCAAGGCAATGGAGGCGTTCGCCGACGCGGGCGGCACCGCGCGCCGGTGCATGGATGTGATTCGCCGTTTCGATCCGCCTTCCGCGGCTGCCAACATCGCCCGCGGCTGTGCATTGATGTTGAGCGACTGA
- a CDS encoding DapH/DapD/GlmU-related protein codes for MGNIADDPHVGRMPQAERARADGRVIDLGQAGKGNYQAKRGALIELIWFVLEACVINNKLLPFSAVRVALLRLFGATIGTGCRFVHPVRVKAPWNLEVGENCWFGVDVWIYNQTLIRIGSNVCISQGTFLTAGSHDMSTTMDLHVAPIIIEDGVWITSKCVVQMGVTIGRSAVVTPLSVVHRSLEAEGVYGGNPCRFIRKRFDSVT; via the coding sequence ATGGGTAACATAGCCGACGATCCGCACGTCGGGCGCATGCCGCAAGCCGAGCGCGCGCGCGCGGACGGCCGCGTCATCGATCTGGGTCAGGCCGGAAAAGGAAACTATCAGGCCAAGCGCGGCGCGCTGATCGAGCTGATCTGGTTCGTGCTGGAAGCCTGTGTGATCAACAACAAACTGCTGCCGTTCTCAGCTGTGCGCGTTGCGTTGCTGCGTCTCTTCGGCGCGACGATCGGTACAGGTTGCCGGTTCGTGCATCCGGTGCGCGTGAAAGCACCGTGGAATCTCGAGGTCGGCGAGAACTGCTGGTTCGGTGTCGATGTCTGGATCTACAACCAGACGCTGATTCGCATCGGCTCGAACGTGTGCATTTCTCAAGGCACGTTCCTCACCGCGGGCTCTCACGACATGAGCACCACGATGGATTTGCATGTCGCGCCGATCATCATCGAGGACGGCGTCTGGATCACTTCGAAGTGCGTGGTGCAAATGGGCGTGACGATCGGCCGTTCGGCGGTCGTGACACCTTTGTCAGTCGTGCATCGTTCGCTCGAAGCGGAGGGTGTGTACGGCGGAAATCCTTGCCGCTTTATCAGGAAACGGTTCGACTCCGTGACCTGA
- a CDS encoding glycosyltransferase WbuB, whose amino-acid sequence MKILIYGINYAPELTGVGKYTAEMAVLLANRGHEVRMVCAPPYYPEWRVGEGYASWRYQHETRDGVAIWRAPLWVPSRPSGLKRMLHLATFAATSLPLLVRHALWRPHAVMLIAPTLMCAPGSLMLARITRARAWLHIQDYEVDAAFDLGLLKSSLVARTARWMESALLRRFDVVSSITRQMSARATTKGVDASRVVCLPNWVDVSTIFPLTRPSEYRRLLGIPVEQKVILYSGNMGAKQGIETLADAAVALAGRVDFTFVFCGSGAAKESLLERCSGLTNCVFLPLQPVERLNELLNLADIHVLPQRGDAADLVMPSKLTGMFASGRATVAMARRGTALYEAVAPRGVVVPPDNVKALAAAITVLASDTERRTALGKAARNYAERALSPEATIRTFEERLAMLLRKVGGKHSEGGTPSFGAPPSGAAARRRRKPATTEEAAPD is encoded by the coding sequence ATGAAGATATTGATCTACGGCATCAACTATGCGCCTGAGCTGACGGGAGTGGGCAAGTACACGGCGGAAATGGCCGTGCTGCTGGCCAACCGGGGACACGAAGTGCGCATGGTGTGCGCGCCGCCGTACTACCCGGAGTGGCGTGTCGGGGAGGGCTACGCATCGTGGCGATATCAGCACGAGACGCGCGACGGCGTGGCGATCTGGCGCGCGCCGCTCTGGGTGCCATCGCGTCCCAGCGGCCTGAAGCGGATGCTGCATCTGGCGACCTTCGCGGCGACCTCGTTGCCGCTGCTTGTGCGGCATGCGCTGTGGCGCCCCCACGCGGTCATGCTGATCGCACCGACCTTGATGTGCGCGCCGGGCTCGCTGATGCTCGCACGCATCACGCGCGCGCGCGCGTGGCTGCATATTCAGGACTACGAGGTCGATGCGGCATTCGATCTGGGACTGCTCAAAAGCTCGCTCGTGGCCCGCACCGCACGCTGGATGGAAAGCGCGTTGCTGCGGCGCTTCGATGTGGTGTCGTCGATCACCCGGCAGATGAGCGCGCGCGCGACGACCAAGGGCGTCGACGCGTCACGGGTTGTCTGCCTGCCCAATTGGGTCGATGTGTCGACCATCTTTCCGCTTACGCGGCCGAGCGAGTACCGGCGTCTGCTGGGGATTCCCGTCGAACAGAAAGTGATTCTGTACTCAGGCAACATGGGCGCGAAGCAGGGCATCGAAACGCTCGCCGATGCGGCGGTCGCGCTGGCCGGACGCGTGGACTTCACCTTCGTGTTCTGCGGCAGCGGCGCCGCGAAAGAGAGTCTGCTCGAACGCTGCTCGGGATTGACGAATTGCGTGTTCCTGCCGCTTCAGCCGGTGGAGCGCCTGAATGAACTGCTCAACCTCGCCGACATTCACGTGCTGCCGCAACGCGGCGACGCGGCGGATCTCGTCATGCCGTCCAAGCTCACCGGCATGTTCGCGAGCGGACGGGCGACCGTGGCGATGGCGCGTCGCGGCACGGCGCTCTACGAAGCCGTGGCGCCGCGCGGCGTGGTCGTGCCGCCGGACAACGTGAAGGCACTGGCGGCGGCGATCACAGTGCTGGCAAGCGACACGGAACGGCGCACGGCACTCGGCAAAGCGGCACGCAATTATGCGGAGCGCGCGCTCTCGCCGGAGGCGACGATTCGCACCTTCGAGGAACGGCTTGCGATGCTGTTGCGCAAGGTGGGCGGCAAACACAGTGAAGGCGGCACGCCGTCTTTCGGCGCGCCGCCTTCAGGTGCTGCGGCGAGGCGCCGGCGAAAGCCGGCTACCACGGAGGAAGCCGCGCCGGATTGA